One genomic region from Prunus persica cultivar Lovell chromosome G3, Prunus_persica_NCBIv2, whole genome shotgun sequence encodes:
- the LOC18781746 gene encoding alanine aminotransferase 2, mitochondrial: MRKFASGGLRSLLIHSFQQKHILRPHHPSSSLSSSLPRFLSSSTPVLDFTPPSTSSMADPSASKLPVTLQNINPKILKCEYAVRGEIVTLAQRLQEELLANPGSHPFDEILYCNIGNPQSLGQHPITFFREVLALCDHPSILDKSETQGLFSADAIERAWQILDQIPGRATGAYSHSQGIKGLRDTIAAGIEARDGYPADPNDIFLTDGASPAVHMMMQLLISSEQDGILCPIPQYPLYSASIALHGGTLVPYFLDEASGWGLETSELKKQLEDARSKGINPRALVVINPGNPTGQVLAEDNQRQIVEFCKQEGLVLLADEVYQENVYVPDKEFHSFKKVSRSMGYGEKDISLVSFQSVSKGYYGECGKRGGYMEVTGISPDVREQIYKVASVNLCSNISGQILASLVMSPPKVGDESYELYCAEKDGILSSLARRAKTLEDALNNLEGVTCNRAEGAMYLFPRINLPQKAIKAAEAANTAPDAFYCRRLLNATGIVVVPGSGFGQVPGTWHFRCTILPQEDKIPAIVTRLTDFHKSFMDEFRD; this comes from the exons ATGCGGAAATTCGCAAGCGGCGGACTCAGAAGCCTTCTCATCCATTCTTTTCAGCAAAAGCATATTCTTCGTCCACATCACCCAAGCTCCtcgctttcttcttctctcccacGTTTCTTGTCTTCCTCTACTCCAGTCCTAGATTTCACTCCTCCTTCTACTTCTTCCATGGCTGACCCCTCTGCTTCCAAGCTCCCTGTCACTCTTCAGAACATAAATCCCAAG ATTTTGAAATGTGAATATGCTGTCCGAGGTGAAATTGTCACCCTTGCCCAG AGGTTACAAGAAGAATTACTGGCTAATCCAGGCTCTCATCCCTTTGATGAG ATACTTTACTGCAACATTGGAAATCCCCAGTCTCTTGGTCAGCATCCAATAACCTTTTTCCGAGAG GTTCTTGCATTATGTGACCATCCATCCATCTTGGACAAAAGCGAAACACAGGGTCTATTCAG TGCAGATGCAATAGAGCGGGCATGGCAGATTCTAGATCAAATTCCTGGAAGAGCAACTGGTGCATACAGTCATAGTCAG GGTATCAAGGGTTTACGTGATACAATTGCTGCTGGAATTGAAGCTCGTGACGGATATCCTGCTGATccaaatgatattttcttaaCAGATGGTGCAAGCCCTGCG GTCCATATGATGATGCAATTGCTGATAAGCTCAGAACAGGATGGGATTCTTTGTCCCATTCCTCAATACCCCTTGTACTCTGCTTCAATTGCCCTCCACGGTGGTACACTG GTTCCTTACTTCCTTGATGAGGCATCAGGGTGGGGATTGGAAACTTCTGAGTTGAAGAAGCAATTGGAGGACGCAAGGTCCAAGGGTATCAACCCAAGGGCCTTGGTTGTTATAAATCCAGGCAACCCAACAGGGCAG GTGCTTGCTGAGGACAACCAGCGGCAGATTGTGGAATTCTGCAAGCAAGAAGGTCTTGTTTTGCTGGCAGATGAG GTTTATCAAGAAAATGTTTATGTACCTGATAAGGAGTTTCATTCATTCAAGAAGGTATCCCGGTCTATGGGATATGGCGAAAAGGATATTTCTCTGGTATCATTTCAATCAGTATCTAAAG GGTACTACGGGGAGTGTGGAAAAAGAGGTGGTTACATGGAAGTAACTGGTATCAGTCCTGACGTAAGGGAACAAATATACAAAGTGGCGTCTGTGAATCTTTGTTCTAACATCTCTGGTCAAATTCTTGCAAGCCTTGTCATGAGTCCGCCAAAG GTTGGAGATGAATCCTATGAATTGTATTGTGCAGAGAAAGATGGAATCCTGTCATCCCTAGCAAGGCGTGCAAAG acTTTAGAAGATGCGTTGAACAACTTAGAGGGTGTGACATGCAACAGAGCAGAAGGGGCAATGTATCTCTTTCCCCGCATAAACCTGCCTCAAAAGGCAATTAAAGCAGCAGAGGCAGCAAATACAGCTCCAGATGCATTCTACTGTCGCCGCCTTCTCAATGCCACAGGAATCGTGGTTGTTCCTGGTTCTGGTTTTGGGCAG GTTCCTGGCACCTGGCATTTTAGGTGCACAATATTGCCGCAAGAGGATAAAATTCCAGCCATCGTCACCCGTCTGACAGACTTCCACAAGTCATTCATGGACGAGTTTCGAGACTAG